In one window of Geotrypetes seraphini chromosome 3, aGeoSer1.1, whole genome shotgun sequence DNA:
- the LOC117357409 gene encoding 17-beta-hydroxysteroid dehydrogenase type 6-like, giving the protein MWFWLFSLVGFYVLYRWYRDKLILQNLTDKYVFITGCDSGFGNLLARQLDGQGLQVMAACLTQQGAEQLKEATSQRLQTIILDVTNSESVAAAANWVKHQVGSKGLWGLVNNAGIGTPVGPNEWLTKDDFVKVLNVNLVGVIDVTLSLLPLLRRAKGRIVNVSSILGRVACTGGGYCISKHGVEAFSDSLRRDLQPFGVKVAIIEPSMFRTSIVDAHIIEQSYQHSWNQIPVEIRETYGQQYFEKRSKNVSQVVSGASSDLSLVTDCMAHALTAMHPHTRYSVGWTAKLFYIPISYLPTELADFLLTRSAPKPANRS; this is encoded by the exons ATGTGGTTCTGGCTGTTTTCCCTCGTGGGGTTCTACGTTCTGTACCGCTGGTACCGGGATAAACTCATACTCCAGAACCTCACAGATAAATATGTGTTCATCACGGGCTGTGACTCTGGCTTTGGAAACCTTCTGGCCCGCCAGCTGGATGGACAGGGTCTGCAGGTAATGGCGGCTTGTCTGACACAGCAAGGGGCAGAGCAGCTGAAGGAAGCCACATCCCAGAGACTGCAAACAATAATCCTGGATGTCACTAATAGTGAGAGTGTTGCTGCTGCAGCCAATTGGGTAAAACATCAAGTGGGAAGCAAAG GGCTCTGGGGACTGGTGAACAATGCTGGGATTGGAACCCCAGTGGGCCCCAATGAGTGGCTGACTAAGGATGACTTTGTGAAGGTGCTCAATGTGAACCTAGTGGGAGTGATCGACGTAACTCTCAGCCTGCTCCCCCTACTGAGGAGAGCGAAGGGCAGGATTGTCAATGTCTCCAGTATCCTTGGACGGGTAGCCTGCACTGGGGGAGGCTATTGCATCTCCAAACACGGGGTGGAGGCATTTTCCGACAGCCTCAG GCGTGACCTTCAACCCTTCGGCGTGAAAGTTGCCATCATTGAGCCCAGCATGTTCAGAACCTCAATCGTAGATGCCCATATCATAGAGCAGAGCTACCAGCACTCCTGGAACCAAATCCCTGTGGAGATCAGAGAGACCTATGGCCAGCAATACTTTGAAAAGC GTTCCAAAAATGTTAGCCAGGTGGTGTCTGGGGCCAGTTCAGATCTTTCACTGGTGACAGACTGTATGGCACATGCTTTGACTGCGATGCACCCCCACACACGCTACTCTGTTGGCTGGACTGCCAAACTCTTCTACATCCCCATCTCTTACCTGCCGACAGAACTGGCGGACTTCCTGCTGACCCGATCTGCTCCAAAACCAGCAAACAGATCCTGA